A window of the Zeugodacus cucurbitae isolate PBARC_wt_2022May chromosome 2, idZeuCucr1.2, whole genome shotgun sequence genome harbors these coding sequences:
- the LOC128919815 gene encoding uncharacterized protein LOC128919815, producing MDVQDILSLTVVALKNKLREVGLSVQGRKCELRDRLLLYFGHVLEDEDESESETRSVTMVEAPTSHQDNVVFNPQFTLRDVEGSISLFSGTDELGVDKWLEEFEDNAVTLNWNSLQRFVFAKQLLRGAAKLYVRSQTGINSFNSLKSALRSEFGVKPTSLDIHRMLQNRRKKNNESLREYLYNLMEIAKPVGLDDESLILYFIGGIPDSKLNKTVLYQARTIQELKEQLRVYERVHDSRQPSSKEKSWHGVATPVEPRVQRKCFKCGSESHLANGCDKNERVHDSRQPSSKEKSWHGVATPVEPRVQRKCFKCGSESHLANGCDKIRQIKCFKCGQMGHRKIECDRRNDVHVNTESKRNSALTVWKTSGIFKPMKMGNLVISALIDTGADVSLMSEKGAKFGRKSLESLNDKENLGIRQICQSKDGKDFELLKEKEEENNAGGSNLALTEFAALCVAMEEKDSNSIIDLDLGHLKIEQADTVLKMVHSFKPVKQTQSPVQMKILITDDIPVYQTPRRVSCVDQKIIDNQIDNWLNEGIIRQSNSEYASPVVLVSKKDGTKRLCCDFRKINEKIIRDNFPMVLIDDVLEKLQGASVFTTLDLANGFFHVPVDEGSKRYTSFVTYGGQYEFNFVPFGLSNSPAIFCRYISSIFRDLIQQGIVVIYMDDIIIPGQTIEESIEKLRTVLTRAATYGLRIKWTKCFFLKKKIEFLGYVIENGSIRPSEGKVKAVQQFPLPRDKKGLQRYLGLTSYFRRFIEGYASIAKPLSDMLRKDAKYHIGEQQLLAFQQLKLALMKAPVLQIYDPKAQTEIHTDASMYGYGAVLLQKNSDDQQFHPVQFMSKKTTPAEEKYNSYELEVLAIIQALKKWRVYVLGQKFRIVTDCNAFTMTIKKRDVPLRVARWAMYLQDFDYVIEHRKNSRMRHVDALSRVACMIIEDSVAHRLREAQKSDEWIRAIIQVLGKCEYEDFFMRNGRSSGKWSSGTDAPYIGSNVS from the exons ATGGACGTACAAGATATTTTGAGTTTGACAGTGGTAGCTCTGAAGAACAAATTGAGGGAAGTTGGACTGAGTGTTCAAGGCAGGAAATGTGAATTAAGAGATAGGTTGCTCTTATATTTCGGACATGTGTTGGAGGATGAAgatgaaagtgaaagtgaaacacGTTCAGTGACAATGGTAGAGGCACCAACCTCTCACCAAGACAATGTAGTGTTTAATCCGCAGTTCACACTGAGGGATGTGGAAGGGAGTATTTCATTGTTTAGTGGTACGGATGAGCTAGGTGTTGATAAATGGTTAGAAGAATTTGAGGATAACGCGGTAACTTTAAATTGGAACAGTTTACAACGATTTGTGTTTGCAAAACAACTTCTTAGAGGGGCTGCTAAATTGTATGTACGTAGCCAGACGGGAATCAATAGTTTCAATTCGCTAAAATCGGCGTTGAGAAGTGAGTTCGGTGTAAAACCAACATCACTAGATATTCATCGCATGTTACAAAATCGTCGTAAGAAAAATAACGAAAGTCTTCGTGAATACTTGTACAATTTGATGGAAATTGCCAAGCCAGTTGGTTTAGATGACGAAAGTctcattttgtactttattgGAGGAATTCctgattcaaaattaaataaaacagttttatatcAAGCACGAACAATACAAGAGCTCAAAGAGCAGTTAAGAGTATATGAGAGGGTACATGATTCTCGACAGCCTTCAAGCAAGGAGAAGTCATGGCATGGGGTGGCAACACCGGTAGAACCAAGGGTTCAAAGGAAGTGTTTCAAGTGTGGAAGTGAATCTCATTTGGCCAATGGTTGTGATAAGAATGAGAGGGTACATGATTCTCGACAGCCTTCAAGCAAGGAGAAGTCATGGCATGGGGTGGCAACACCGGTGGAACCAAGGGTTCAAAGGAAGTGTTTCAAGTGTGGAAGTGAATCTCATTTGGCCAATGGTTGTGATAAGATTAGGCAGATCAAATGTTTCAAGTGTGGACAGATGGGCCATCGTAAAATTGAATGCGATCGTAGAAACGACGTGCATGTTAATACAGAATCAAAACGCAATAGCGCTTTGACTGTCTGGAAGACAAGTGGCATCttcaaaccaatgaagatgggtAATTTAGTGATCAGTGCTTTAATTGATACGGGTGCTGACGTGAGTTTAATGAG cgaAAAGGGCGCTAAGTTCGGCAGGAAAAGTCTCGAAAGTTTAAATGATAAAGAGAATTTAGGGATAAGACAAATTTGTCAAAGTAAAGACGGAAAAGATTTTGAATTGTTAAAGGAAAAGGAAGAAGAAAACAACGCAGGTGGTAGtaatttggctttaactgaattTGCTGCACTTTGCGTAGCAATGGAAGAGAAAGATAGCAACTCGATAATAGACCTTGATTTAGGACATTTGAAAATTGAGCAAGCAGATACAGTTTTAAAGATGGTGCACAGTTTTAAACCAGTAAAGCAGACACAGTCACCAGTACAAATGAAGATTTTGATAACAGATGACATTCCTGTTTACCAAACGCCAAGACGAGTTTCATGCGTTGATCAGAAGATAATCGATAATCAAATAGATAATTGGTTGAACGAAGGTATAATTCGACAAAGCAATTCTGAGTATGCTTCACCAGTTGTTTTGGTTTCAAAAAAAGACGGTACGAAACGACTCTGCTGTgactttagaaaaataaacgaGAAGATTATACGTGACAATTTTCCAATGGTACTTATAGACGACGTTTTGGAAAAGTTGCAAGGGGCTAGTGTGTTCACTACGCTGGATCTTGCAAACGGTTTTTTTCATGTTCCCGTGGATGAAGGATCAAAACGATACACATCTTTTGTAACATACGGAGGGCAATATGAGTTTAACTTCGTCCCATTTGGACTTTCTAATTCACCAGCCATATTTTGTCGATACATTTCATCAATATTCCGTGATTTGATACAGCAAGGTATTGTAGTTATTTATATGGATGACATTATCATACCCGGACAGACCATTGAGgaaagcattgaaaaattaagaactgTTTTAACAAGGGCAGCAACATACGGACTGCGTATTAAATGGACCaagtgttttttcttaaaaaagaaaatcgaatttttaggATATGTAATCGAGAACGGTAGTATCAGGCCCTCTGAAGGGAAGGTAAAGGCCGTGCAACAGTTTCCTTTGCCGCGAGATAAAAAGGGACTGCAACGGTATTTAGGATTAACATCTTATTTTAGAAGATTCATTGAGGGATATGCATCGATAGCGAAGCCACTAAGCGACATGTTAAGAAAGGATGCGAAATATCATATAGGAGAGCAGCAACTGTTAGCGtttcaacaattaaaattagctTTAATGAAAGCTCCGGTATTACAGATTTACGATCCAAAGGCTCAAACGGAGATACACACAGATGCTTCAATGTATGGATATGGTGCCGTGTTACTGCAGAAAAACTCGGATGATCAGCAGTTTCATCCTGTACAGTTCATGAGTAAGAAAACTACTCCAGCAGAGGAGAAATACAACTCCTATGAACTCGAAGTGTTAGCAATTATTCAGGCATTAAAGAAATGGCGTGTGTATGTGCTAGGTCAGAAATTCCGAATTGTAACCGACTGCAATGCATTTACGATGACTATTAAAAAACGTGACGTACCATTACGAGTAGCTCGTTGGGCTATGTACTTACAAGACTTCGACTATGTCATCGAACATAGGAAAAATTCAAGAATGCGACATGTTGATGCTTTAAGTCGTGTGGCATGCATGATAATTGAAGATTCGGTCGCGCATCGCTTAAGGGAAGCTCAAAAATCTGATGAGTGGATCAGGGCGATTATTCAAGTCTTAGGAAAATGTGAATACGAAGATTTCTTTATGCGAAACGG GCGTTCCTCGGGGAAATGGTCAAGTGGAACGGATGCACCGTATATTGGTTCCAATGTTAGCTAA
- the LOC105221680 gene encoding uncharacterized protein LOC105221680: protein MAPKAEEYNEDELQPPQWLDSEFIAIVLQNSERDADDLQVKSFKISPATVKGDHYASVMFRAFVEYRIGGEEKSKSMIIKTMPEVEGHKKDMLEKFDIFEIEIGMYTKVLPRFEKQLRDIGDNTTLRAPVLYHALSPHKLIVFEDIVPLGYNVLRGRFANEEEVKAAYAKLAKWHAISHKIIKEEPHYFDEYRHSFFSQDGIKENPFFAQSTKNFVEFMRRTPELKEYLPTFEKLNEKVNLLDATTSSYREYRDAPQDDAYYVLCHGDYHIKNMMFKHNPDTGAFEDVMLLDFQFSHVGPMTSDLIYSIFMLLDDKLRPRRAEFLYHYFTIFKETLEKIGYNGPAPSLIKFRENLFRHRYTELLIMITFLPMWPKFCRGELSPDSLITDKEYALKIFDKEYLDELLRILPNYLHLGYLDV from the exons ATGGCACCTAAAGCGGAAGAATACAACGAAGACGAGCTGCAGCCGCCACAGTGGTTGGATAGTGAGTTTATTGCGATAGTATTGCAGAACAGCGAGCGAGACGCGGATGATCTGCAGGTGAAAAGCTTCAAAATCAGTCCCGCCACTGTCAAGGGCGACCACTATGCCAGCGTAATGTTTCGAGCATTTGTGGAGTACCGCATAGGCGGAGAGGAGAAGAGCAAATCGATGATCATCAAAACAATGCCAGAGGTTGAAGGCCACAAAAAAGATATGTTGGAGAAATTTGACATATTCGAGATTGAGATCGGCATGTACACTAAAGTACTGCCGCGCTTCGAAAAGCAACTGCGTGATATTGGCGATAACACAACGCTAAGGGCACC GGTACTCTACCATGCGCTGTCGCCACACAAGCTCATCGTTTTTGAGGATATCGTTCCTCTGGGCTACAATGTATTGCGTGGCCGTTTTGCGAATGAGGAGGAAGTAAAAGCCGCCTACGCCAAACTAGCCAAATGGCACGCGATTAGCCACAAAATAATAAAGGAG GAGCCACACTATTTCGATGAATACCGCCACAGCTTCTTCTCACAGGATGGTATTAAGGAGAATCCATTTTTCGCACAAAGCACGAAAAACTTTGTTGAGTTCATGCGAAGAACACCGGAACTAAAGGAGTATTTACCGACTTTCGAAAAACTGAACGAAAAGGTTAATCTTCTCGATGCGACTACGTCTTCCTATAGAGAATATCGGGATGCACCGCAAGATGACGCCTACTATGTGCTCTGCCATGGTGATTACCATATCAAAAATATGATGTTCAAGCATAATCCAGACACCGGCGCGTTTGAGGACGTTATGCTCTTGGACTTTCAATTCTCCCACGTCGGCCCAATGACGAGTGATTTGATATACTCCATATTCATGCTGTTGGATGATAAGCTGCGGCCTCGAAGAGCAGAATTCTTATATCACTACTTTACGATATTCAAGGAAACTCTTGAAAAGATTGGATACAATGGTCCCGCACCCAGTTTGATAAAATTCCGAGAAAACTTGTTCCGCCACAGATATACAG AACTGTTAATAATGATTACCTTCCTTCCAATGTGGCCTAAATTCTGTCGAGGAGAGCTTTCACCAGATTCGCTAATTACCGACAAGGAATACGCTCTAAAGATTTTTGACAAAGAATACCTCGATGAGTTGCTGCGCATTTTGCCGAACTATTTGCATTTGGGTTACCTCGATGTTTAG